One part of the Quercus lobata isolate SW786 chromosome 7, ValleyOak3.0 Primary Assembly, whole genome shotgun sequence genome encodes these proteins:
- the LOC115953093 gene encoding probable E3 ubiquitin-protein ligase RHC1A: MSSGRETHWCYRCSRRVRLRGRDGACPSCNGGFVQELEDMMRGSPFDLFGLDIDEDRDRSLGLMEAFSAFMRQRLADRSRGHDIRARSDAVPEHAPGFGPLLIFGGQIPFRLSGNGGVEALFNGTPGIGLTRGNAGDYFIGPGLEELFEQLSANDRRGPPPASRSSIDAMPTIKITQKHLRSDSHCPVCKDKFEMGSEARQMPCNHMYHTDCIVPWLVQHNSCPVCRQELPPQGSSSGRSSNSRSRSNNYSGNADGRENSRETQGRRNPFSYLWPFRSSTSSSNHNGAAGSSSPTIHESNEMGYSGWPFDY; encoded by the coding sequence ATGTCAAGTGGCAGAGAAACCCATTGGTGTTACCGCTGCAGCCGGCGAGTTCGACTGCGCGGACGAGATGGAGCCTGCCCCAGCTGTAATGGAGGATTTGTTCAAGAACTTGAAGATATGATGCGTGGCAGCCCATTTGATTTATTTGGACTGGACATTGATGAAGATCGCGATAGGAGTTTAGGGCTTATGGAAGCTTTCTCAGCTTTTATGAGGCAGCGATTGGCAGACAGAAGCCGTGGACATGATATCAGGGCAAGATCAGATGCAGTTCCGGAACATGCTCCTGGTTTTGGTCCTTTGCTGATCTTTGGTGGCCAAATTCCTTTTAGGTTGTCTGGAAATGGTGGAGTTGAAGCTCTTTTCAATGGAACTCCTGGGATTGGTCTTACACGGGGTAATGCTGGTGACTATTTCATAGGTCCTGGACTGGAAGAGCTGTTTGAACAGCTTTCGGCTAATGATCGGCGAGGCCCTCCCCCAGCATCTAGATCTTCAATTGATGCAATGCCAACTATTAAGATCACACAGAAGCATCTTCGTTCCGATTCACACTGTCCTGTTTGCAAAGATAAATTTGAGATGGGGTCTGAAGCAAGGCAAATGCCGTGTAATCATATGTATCACACAGATTGTATTGTCCCATGGCTAGTCCAGCACAACTCATGCCCTGTATGCCGCCAAGAACTGCCACCACAAGGATCGAGTAGTGGCCGTAGCTCAAATAGTCGAAGTAGAAGCAACAACTATAGTGGTAATGCCGATGGAAGGGAAAATAGTAGGGAGACTCAAGGAAGAAGGAACCCATTCTCTTATTTGTGGCCATTCCGCTCATCTACTTCTAGCTCTAATCATAATGGAGCTGCTGGAAGCAGCTCTCCGACTATCCATGAAAGCAACGAGATGGGTTATTCAGGATGGCCTTTTGACTATTAG